The Acanthopagrus latus isolate v.2019 chromosome 13, fAcaLat1.1, whole genome shotgun sequence genome contains a region encoding:
- the ggnbp2 gene encoding gametogenetin-binding protein 2, whose amino-acid sequence MARLVAVCREGEEDYPFLARQIPLFIDDTLTMVMEFSDSVMDVDTQEINTSHWKQFSEYYSKLKQQDLTIALMVTSREVYSALSQLVPCVGCRRSVERLFSHLVESGNPALEPLTVKPTGMLSVTKACLADVKKLYTLFYVHGSKLNDMIDAIPKSKKNKRCQLHSLDTHKPKPLGGSWMDVWELMSQECRDEVVLIDSACLLETLETYLRKHRFCTDCKNKVLRAYNILVGELDCTKEKGYCAALYEGLCCCPHERHIHVCCETDFIAHLLGRAEPEFAGGYERRERHAKTIDIAQEEVLTCLGIHLYERLHRIWQKLRAEEQTWQILFHLGVDALRKSFEMAVEKMQGISRLEQFVEELSEEERAKELKQEKKRQKRKNRRKNKCGFEISEQEAEDKEKNLDEGSLESMEGSCQVCGSHDEEEEARCEESVAANGNTSCSCPDNTKQDLSPLSNISDCGYSSSMEGSETGSREGSDIACSEGICNHDEAGDDPNAHHCAEDKEEDGTDSCVDCWPHAEENTQCKSKKKKRKGKGLCTNQGQKGEGCMPDGNTTGHGPQSSHTCRTKEIFSSLCGDTFTSIALRLPWTARQKNLSLHAGPPEANMSLVELLDDSEATSDEENCLTQDEIQAFLERNQSFYNNRHQYRQLLKEKFTNYCRATERSKPICGKWFATTSVN is encoded by the exons ATGGCACGTCTGGTAGCAGTGTGcagggagggggaagaggacTACCCATTCCTCGCCAGACAGATACCCCTGTTTATCGATGATACTCTGACG ATGGTGATGGAGTTTTCTGACAGTGTCATGGATGTTGACACCCAGGAAATAAACACGTCTCACTGGAAACAGTTTTCTGAG TATTACTCCAAGTTGAAGCAACAGGACTTGACAATCGCCCTGATGGTCACATCCAGGGAGGTCTACAGTGCATTATCTCAGCTGGTGCCATGCGTGGGCTGCAGGCGCAGCGTGGAGCGCCTCTTCTCACATTTGGTGGAATCTGGCAACCCGGCCTTGGAGCCCCTCACAGTAAAACCCACAGGAATGCTTTCTGTCACCAAGGCGTGTTTAGCAGATGTAAAGAAGCTCTACACCCTTTTCTATGTCCACGG GTCAAAGTTGAATGACATGATTGATGCCATcccaaaaagtaaaaagaacaaGCGCTGTCAGCTACACTccttggacacacacaaacccaaacCTTTGGG GGGAAGCTGGATGGATGTGTGGGAGCTGATGTCTCAGGAGTGCAGAGACGAGGTCGTCCTTATTGATAGCGCTTGTCTCTTGGAGACGCTGGAGACATACTTGCGTAAACACAG GTTTTGCACTGACTGTAAGAATAAAGTGCTGAGGGCATACAACATCCTGGTGGGTGAGCTGGACTGCACTAAAGAGAAGGGCTATTGCGCTGCCTTGTATGAGGGACTATGCTGTTGCCCCCACGAACGCCACATCCATGTGTGCTGTGAGACTGACTTCATCGCTCACCTCCTTGGGCGGGCAGAGCCTGAATTTGCTGGAGGCTATGA acgcAGAGAGAGACATGCCAAGACCATTGACATTGCACAAGAAGAAGTCCTCACCTGTTTGGGTATTCACCTCTACGAGCGGCTGCACAGAATCTGGCAGAAACTCcgagcagaggagcagaccTGGCAGATACTGTTTCACTTGGGAGTTGATGCACTACGCAAAAGTTTTGAG ATGGCGGTGGAGAAGATGCAGGGGATCAGCCGTCTCGAGCAGTTTGTCGAGGAGCTGTCTGAGGAAGAGCGGGCCAAAGAGCTGaagcaggagaaaaagaggcaaaagCGGAAAAATCGACGCAAAAACAAGTGTGGCTTTGAGATATCTGAGCAGGAGGCAGAGGATAAGGAGAAAAATCTGGACGAG GGTTCTCTTGAGTCTATGGAGGGCTCTTGCCAGGTCTGTGGTAGCcacgatgaagaggaggaggccagATGTGAAGAAAGCGTCGCCGCCAATGGAAACACTTCATGTAGCTGCCCAGACAACACCAAACAGG ATTTGTCTCCCCTCAGTAATATTAGTGACTGCGGCTACTCCTCAAGTATGGAGGGCAGTGAGACAGGATCGCGAGAAGGTTCGGACATCGCCTGCTCTGAGGGAATATGCAACCATGACGAAGCAG GAGATGACCCAAATGCCCATCACTGTGCCGAAGACAAGGAGGAGGATGGAACAGACAGTTGTGTGGACTGCTGGCCGCACGCTGAGGAGAACACTCAGTGCAagagtaaaaagaagaaaaggaagggCAAGGGTTTATGCACCAatcag GGACAGAAAGGTGAAGGTTGTATGCCAGATGGGAACACGACAGGCCACGGTCCACAATCATCACACACCTGCCGAACCAAAGAAATCTTCTCCTCCTTATGTGGTGACACATTTACCAGCATTGCACTACGATTACCATGGACAGCACGTCAGAAGAACCTCAGCCTTCATGCGGGTCCTCCAGAGGCAAACATGAGTCTCGTGGAACTTCTG GACGATTCAGAGGCGACTTCAGATGAAGAGAACTGTCTGACACAAGATGAAATCCAGGCGTTTTTAGAAAGAAACCAGTCCTTCTACAACAACCGCCACCAGTACAGACAGCTCCTGAAAGAGAAGTTCACCAACTACTGCCGGGCCACTGAGCGGAGTAAGCCGATCTGTGGAAAGTGGTTCGCCACCACCAGTGTCAACTAA
- the pigw gene encoding phosphatidylinositol-glycan biosynthesis class W protein, which produces MAMSQKELKEAFVSNLNGTSLQEVALGSFLTPLCLINRGLILILYHQAKGSLPLPLPLISHLLLDFSVLILPLVLSCTVLSSILHQVIISLTIVSACVLCYIYRTNSHPTAGHPQNTVSSFLQSHVQVNQVPFVTIFRVFVNVKTAISILAVDFSVFPRRYAKTETYGTGVMDFGVGAYVFANALVCPEARRKHISGSKMNHITKQLLSVWPLVVLGMARLVSLKMSGYQEHVTEYGVHWNFFFTLAIVRVVASMILAVLPPSKSWVFALLIGGFYQYTLETSELKAFIIHNNDREKDFLHANKEGIFSVVGYVAIYLAGVQVGLYLMQPRSQVRQWLKVLSNLLLGSLVLYTGLYICQTLVEPVSRRMANLPFFIWSVAQSLFFMSCLGVADMVLLFSKRTSGCQLVPSSWSLCKKQSESLPDKKTGEMERRCLAQAVNRNQLLFFLLANLMTGLTNSVVDTLNCGSLISVCVLLLYMFMNSLVIYILHLCGITVKFW; this is translated from the exons ATG GCCATGTCTCAGAAGGAACTGAAGGAGGCGTTTGTCAGCAACCTGAACGGGACCAGTCTGCAGGAGGTGGCCCTGGGCTCGTTTCTCACCCCGCTCTGCCTCATCAACAGAGGACTCATTCTGATCCTTTACCATCAGGCCAAAGGGTCTCTTCCGCTGCCACTCCCACTGATTTCTCACCTGCTTCTTGACTTCTCTGTCCTGATTCTCCCCCTCGTCCTGTCATGCACCGTTCTGAGCAGCATTCTTCACCAGGTCATCATAAGCCTGACCATTGTTTCGGCTTGTGTCTTATGCTATATCTATCGCACCAACAGCCACCCTACTGCTGGGCACCCACAGAACACTGTCAGCTCCTTCCTTCAGAGTCACGTCCAAGTCAACCAGGTGCCCTTTGTGACTATCTTCCGagtgtttgtaaatgtgaaaacagccatCAGCATCCTTGCAGTAGACTTTAGTGTCTTCCCAAGGCGATATGCTAAAACGGAAACCTATGGTACAGGGGTAATGGACTTTGGGGTGGGAGCATATGTCTTTGCAAATGCCCTTGTATGCCCAGAGGCACGGAGGAAGCACATCTCAGGATCCAAGATGAATCATATCACGAAGCAGCTCCTGTCTGTCTGGCCCCTGGTGGTTCTTGGCATGGCAAGGCTGGTGAGCTTGAAAATGAGCGGTTACCAGGAGCACGTGACAGAGTATGGTGTCCACTGGAATTTCTTCTTCACGCTAGCCATCGTCAGAGTTGTGGCCTCTATGATATTGGCTGTGCTACCACCCAGTAAGTCATGGGTCTTTGCCCTTCTGATCGGTGGGTTCTATCAGTACACTCTGGAGACATCAGAGCTCAAGGCCTTCATTATCCACaacaatgacagagaaaaggacTTTTTGCACGCTAACAAGGAGGGCATATTCTCTGTAGTGGGCTACGTAGCCATCTACTTGGCAGGGGTTCAGGTGGGACTGTATTTGATGCAACCAAGATCCCAGGTTAGACAGTGGCTCAAAGTACTTTCCAACCTCTTGTTGGGAAGTTTGGTCCTGTACACTGGCTTGTACATATGCCAGACACTGGTGGAGCCAGTGTCTCGTCGCATGGCAAATTTACCTTTCTTCATCTGGAGTGTTGcccagtctttgttttttatgtccTGCCTTGGTGTCGCTGatatggttttattgttttccaaAAGAACATCAGGCTGCCAGTTGGTACCCTCATCATGGAGTTTGTGTAAAAAACAATCCGAGTCACTCCCTGACAAAAAGACAGGTGAAATGGAAAGACGCTGCCTTGCTCAAGCTGTCAACAGGAATCAGCTGTTATTTTTCCTGCTTGCAAATCTCATGACAGGATTGACCAACTCCGTAGTGGACACACTCAACTGTGGCAGTTTGATTTCAGTGTGCGTTTTGCTTTTGTACATGTTCATGAATTCCCTCGTCATATACATTTTACATCTCTGTGGAATTACAGTGAAATTCTGGTGA
- the LOC119031572 gene encoding unconventional myosin-XIX: MSSADHRRNVGAAYKNGGGKVRGFVQKVHSPPPSLNDSLEGEIQAFLIDEDQLHTYDDLTKVNPVTPTTVLKCLQARYSAKVFYTHAGCTLVALNPFQPIPDLYSLDVMKEYHCAPQPQEFKPHIFIVAEEAYRNVRGQLVPVNQSLVVSGESGAGKTWTSRCLMKYYATVAASSSVVKNQDTVERIERRVLDSNPIMEAFGNACTLRNNNSSRFGKYIQLQLDRCQLLVGASVQTYLLEKTRVACQPANERNFHIFYQMTKGATDEQRKEWKMSRGQSFAWLPNSEKTVEEDCFQETIEAMVHLGINAERQRQIFRILAGILQLGNVNFSSSSDESQTCDLEELSKDFLQRAAELLCVPAEELRTCLRVRMLKAGKQSVLKPCSQAECSVRRDCLAKVIYAQLFEWLVTFINNSICAEESTWCNFIGVLDVYGFECFHINNLEQLCINYANEKLQQHFVAHYLRAQQEEYVSEGLQWSFVKYQDNQSCLDLIEGSPVSVFSLLNEESRLNRASDAKTLRIRMEKELCNNSNISWDKFSKEPHFTVAHYAGKVSYRIQGIVEKNKDPVPPELINLLQKSDNPLLHQIFTDKEADNTTSKGLSKVTVVSKFKNSLESLMKILHTTTPHYTRCIKPNPDCKPMTFKKEEVIMQLEACGIVETIHISAAGFPIRIPFKGFMQRYGLIAKYSDFKSGSLPVDVEDDGNEILRQEVEKLLHAVLRHETTDPLCNLDSEKHNSWVHCGRTKVFLTQSMLDLLEGQRKMILSQCAFTIQCCWLRYQCRRRNVRRQSATLIQAAVRSWLVRKEVHRWNRAASLIQGTWRKWRALLKALAEAELDDVKDLQEDVPALNPVIRERGSVQLSNIQEPVTVRGWPMGLALASAPSITVSLTATGFQKMMSVMASLNLPSRKGEYKVETNQYTQGLASIRAQPKGSVKLHCQRSPLLYADRQPGKKCDVTGFNEILLEKTL, translated from the exons ATGAGTTCTGCGGACCACCGACGTAACGTTGGAGCAGCGTACAAGAATGGAGGGGGAAAG GTGAGAGGATTTGTCCAAAAAGTCCATTCTCCTCCCCCATCCCTTAATGATTCACTGGAGGGAGAAATTCAGGCCTTTCTCATCGACGAAGACCAACTCCACACTTATGATGACCTCACCAAAGTCAACCCAGTGACGCCAACCACGG TGTTGAAATGCCTGCAGGCCAGGTACAGTGCGAAGGTGTTTTACACCCATGCTGGCTGCACGTTGGTGGCTCTTAACCCCTTCCAGCCAATCCCAGACCTCTACTCTCTGGATGTGATGAAAGAGTATCACTGCGCTCCTCAGCCTCAG GAGTTCAAACCACATATCTTTATTGTGGCGGAAGAAGCCTACAGGAATGTCCGGGGCCAGCTGGTGCCAGTGAACCAGTCTTTGGTGGTCAGCGGTGAGAGTGGTGCAGGaaag ACATGGACATCTCGTTGCCTGATGAAATACTATGCCACGGTGGCAGCATCCTCCTCAGTGGTGAAGAATCAGGACACAGTGGAGAGAATAGAGAGGAGGGTGCTGGACTCCAACCCCATCATGGAAGCTTTCG GCAATGCCTGCACGCTAcggaacaacaacagcagtcgCTTTGGAAAGTACATCCAGCTCCAGTTGGACAG GTGTCAGCTGTTAGTGGGGGCATCAGTACAGACATATTTGCTAGAGAAGACCAGGGTGGCCTGTCAACCAGCCAATGAGAGGAACTTCCACATCTTTTATCAG ATGACGAAAGGGGCCACAGACGAGCAGAGAAAGGAGTGGAAGATGTCTCGTGGCCAGAGTTTTGCTTGGCTGCCAAATTCTGAAAAAACTGTCGAAG AGGACTGTTTTCAGGAGACCATTGAGGCGATGGTTCATCTGGGCATTAATGCAGAAAGGCAGAGACAGATATTCAGG ATATTAGCTGGGATCCTGCAGTTGGGAAATGTgaatttctcttcttcttcagatgAATCACAAACCTGTGACCTAGAGGAACTGTCCAAAG ACTTCTTGCAGAgggctgctgagctgctgtgcGTCCCTGCTGAGGAGCTTCGGACCTGTTTGAGAGTGAGGATGTTGAAGGCCGGGAAGCAGAGCGTACTAAAGCCCTGTTCCCAGGCAGAGTGCAGTGTCAGGAGAGACTGTTTGGCCAAAGTCATCTACGCCCA ATTATTTGAATGGCTGGTTACATTCATCAACAACAGCATATGTGCAGAAGAATCCACGTGGTGCAACTTCATAG GAGTTCTTGATGTGTACGGGTTTGAGTGTTTCCACATCAATAACCTGGAGCAGCTGTGTATCAACTATGCCAATGAGAAACTACAGCAGCACTTTGTGGCTCATTATCTCCGGGCTCAGCAG GAGGAATATGTGTCAGAGGGGTTGCAGTGGTCCTTTGTCAAATACCAAGACAACCAGAGCTGTCTGGATCTTATAGAAGGGAgccctgtcagtgtgttttctcttcttaaCGAG GAGAGTCGTCTCAATCGAGCCTCAGACGCAAAGACGTTGAGGATTCGAATGGAGAAGGAGCTCTGTAATAACAGCAACATCAGCTGGGACAAGTTCAGCAAGGAGCCGCACTTCACTGTGGCCCATTACGCTGGCAAAGTCAGCTACCGGATACAGGGGATTGTGGAGAAAAACAAG gACCCAGTACCACCAGAGCTCATCAACCTGCTGCAGAAGTCTGACAACCCCCTGCTTCACCAGATCTTCACTGATAAGGAGGCTGACAACACAACCAGCAAGGGGCTCAGCAAAGTCACCGTGGTCTCCAAGTTCAAG AACTCTCTGGAGAGCCTGATGAAGATCCTCCACACAACAACTCCCCACTACACTCGCTGCATCAAACCAAACCCGGACTGCAAGCCTATGACATTCAAAAAGGAGGAG gtTATCATGCAGTTGGAGGCCTGTGGGATTGTGGAGACCATCCATATCAGCGCTGCTGGTTTTCCAATAAG AATTCCCTTCAAAGGCTTCATGCAACGTTACGGACTGATTgcaaaatattcagatttcaAGTCAGGCAGTCTTCCTGTTG ATGTGGAGGATGACGGCAACGAAATTCTTCGGCAAGAGGTGGAGAAGCTCCTTCATGCTGTATTACGACACGAGACGACTGACCCCTTGTGCAACCTTGACAGTGAAAAGCATAATTCATGGGTGCACTGTGGAAGGACTAAAGTTTTTCTTACCCAATCAATG CTGGATTTGCTGGAGGGTCAGAGGAAGATGATCCTGTCTCAGTGTGCCTTCACCATTCAGTGCTGCTGGCTGCGGTACCAGTGCCGCAGACGCAACGTCCGCCGGCAGTCTGCTACCCTGATCCAAGCAG CCGTGCGGTCCTGGCTGGTCAGGAAGGAGGTCCACAGATggaacagagcagcttcactcatcCAGGGAAcctggaggaagtggagg GCACTATTGAAGGCTTTGGCTGAGGCAGAACTGGATGATGTGAAGGACCTACAGGAGGACGTGCCAGCACTGAACCCTGTTATCAGGGAGCGAGGCTCGGTGCAGCTCTCCAACATCCAGGAGCCTGTCACGGTGCGAGGGTGGCCCATGGGTCTGGCTCTGGCCTCTGCCCCATCTATCACCGTGTCTCTGACAGCCACAGGATTCCAGAAGATGATGTCTGTGATGGCCTCCCTAAACCTGCCCTCCAGGAAAGGGGAGTATAAGGTGGAGACCAACCAGTACACGCAGGGGCTCGCCTCCATACGGGCTCAACCCAAG gGATCTGTAAAGCTGCACTGTCAGCGATCTCCACTCCTCTACGCTGACAGGCAACCAGGCAAAAAGTGTGATGTGACAGGGTTCAACGAGATCCTGCTAGAGAAAACTTTGTAA
- the znhit3 gene encoding zinc finger HIT domain-containing protein 3 has product MQICSVCSEQTPKYRCPACKIRYCSLGCYKRHKDSCIPFEQPAPIDAPQDKDVFNTDQWTVDDLLDEDDITDKVPPERLQMLGQSKELRDLLCNPHLRQLLRSVDGADNKYDAMKAAMQEPLFVEFSDQCLKTVE; this is encoded by the exons ATGCAGATTTGTAGCGTGTGCAGCGAACAGACACCTAAATACAGGTGTCCCGCCTGCAAAATAAGATA CTGTTCACTTGGCTGTTACAAGCGGCACAAAG ACAGTTGCATACCTTTCGAGCAGCCTGCACCTATTGATGCTCCACAGGATAAGGATGTCTTCAACACTG ATCAGTGGACTGTTGATGATCTTCTTGATGAAGATGACATCACTGACAAAGTGCCACCAGAGAGGCTCCAGATGTTGG GTCAGTCAAAGGAGCTGAGAGATCTTCTCTGCAACCCTCATCTGAGACAGTTACTGCGCTCTGTTGACGGTGCAGACAACAAATACGATGCGATGAAGGCTGCCATGCAGGAGCCTCTGTTTGTTGAATTTTCAGATCAGTGCTTGAAAACTGTCGAATGA
- the vkorc1l1 gene encoding vitamin K epoxide reductase complex subunit 1-like protein 1, whose translation MYACLQLGQRVMAAPVLRVSTPRWERIARLLVCLLGILLSLYAFHVEREKARDPSYKAMCDVSSSISCSKVFSSRWGRGFGLLGSIFGNDSALNQPNSVYGIVFYAFQLLLGMTVSAMAALILMTTSILSVVGSLYLGYILYFVLKDFCVICITTYALNFILFILNYKRLVYLNEAWKQQLQAKQD comes from the exons ATGTATGCGTGTCTCCAGCTAGGCCAGAGAGTGATGGCGGCGCCCGTCCTAAGAGTGTCCACCCCTCGGTGGGAAAGAATAGCTAGGCTTCTCGTTTGCCTTTTAGGCATACTGTTGTCTCTATATGCCTTTCACGTCGAGAGGGAAAAGGCTCGGGATCCGAGTTATAAGGCTATGTGCGACgtcagcagctccatcagctgttCAAAAGTGTTCAGCTCAAG GTGGGGTCGAGGATTCGGACTCTTGGGCTCAATTTTTGGAAATGACAGCGCACTGAACCAGCCGAACAGTGTCTACGGGATTGTCTTTTATGCCTTTCAGCTTCTACTAG GAATGACTGTCAGTGCAATGGCCGCCCTCATTCTCATGACGACATCCATCTTGTCGGTGGTGGGCTCGCTCTACCTGGGCTACATCCTCTACTTTGTCCTAAAGGACTTCTGCGTCATCTGCATCACCACATATGCGCTGAACTTCATTCTCTTTATTCTCAACTACAAGCGACTGGTTTACTTGAACGAGGCctggaagcagcagctgcaggccaAGCAGGACTAA